A genomic window from Salvia hispanica cultivar TCC Black 2014 chromosome 5, UniMelb_Shisp_WGS_1.0, whole genome shotgun sequence includes:
- the LOC125186838 gene encoding probable serine/threonine-protein kinase WNK3 has translation MVDSPSEADPDECDTEPEFVEVDPSGRYGRYKEVLGKGAFKKVYRAFDELEGIEVAWNQVKVSDLLRNSVDLERLYSEVHLLKTLKHKNIIKFYNSWIDTVNEHINFITEIFTSGNLRQYRKKHKHVDVRALKKWSRQILEGLLYLHSHDPPVIHRDLKCDNIFVNGNQGEVKIGDLGLAAILEQARAAHSVIGTPEFMAPELYEENYNELVDIYAFGMCLLELVTLEYPYVECTNAAQIYKKVTSGIKPASLVKVKDPDVRMFIEKCIAKVSDRMSAKQLLMDPFLLSDEDSGISRSLHQSSSDNANHFDAENHHEDTLFEGSLDFVVQGQRKDQNTIFLKLRIVDSSGHIRNIHFPFDIEVDTSTDVASEMVEELALTDHDVSVVAAMIDSEIQSHIPDWAPRELSGRNKATLEESASRPASPATTDSSNAIVMERLPSGRKYWHDSPKDSAENSPHPGPSNLLLPESNLSRDSWSDENNQSPVGHRDNISSYEGSPLRHVTNLRSVDVNHGHHDDVSDDESPSLGDNTISTGNESDDIKDIIEKLEHMLDDQQKELEELKKKHEVAITEILNELPEEIRMRILRICNQNRSEHNFHYRGTPLED, from the exons ATTGGAAGGAATTGAGGTGGCATGGAATCAGGTCAAGGTCTCTGATCTCTTGCGAAACTCGGTGGATTTGGAGCGGCTGTATTCTGAAGTGCACTTGCTTAAGACACTTAAGCATAAAAACATTATCAAATTCTACAACTCATGGATTGATACCGTGAACGAGCATATCAACTTCATTACTGAAATTTTCACATCTGGGAATCTACGACA GTATAGGAAGAAACATAAGCATGTTGATGTAAGGGCGTTGAAGAAATGGTCCAGACAAATCCTAGAGGGGCTTCTGTATCTTCATAGTCATGATCCTCCTGTAATTCATCGTGACCTGAAGTGTGATAACATTTTTGTGAATGGAAATCAAGGAGAGGTGAAAATTGGCGATCTGGGGTTGGCTGCTATTCTTGAGCAAGCTCGTGCTGCTCACAGTGTAATTG GTACACCTGAATTCATGGCACCAGAGCTTTATGAGGAGAATTATAACGAGCTTGTTGATATATATGCCTTTGGTATGTGCTTGCTGGAGCTAGTGACCCTTGAGTATCCATATGTTGAATGTACCAATGCTGCACAGATATATAAGAAAGTGACTTCT GGAATCAAGCCAGCGTCACTTGTTAAAGTAAAGGATCCTGATGTCCGGATGTTCATAGAGAAATGCATTGCGAAAGTTTCTGATCGAATGTCAGCCAAACAACTATTGATGGACCCATTTCTACTATCGGATGAGGATTCTGGGATATCTCGCTCTCTACACCAATCTTCAA GTGATAATGCCAACCATTTTGATGCTGAAAATCACCACGAAGACACCCTGTTTGAGGGCAGTCTCGATTTCGTGGTGCAGGGGCAAAGAAAAGACCAAAACACAATATTCTTGAAACTTCGCATAGTGGATTCATCAG GTCATATTCGGAACATTCACTTCCCATTTGATATTGAGGTGGATACCTCGACTGACGTCGCTAGTGAAATGGTTGAAGAGCTGGCTTTGACCGACCATGATGTCTCAGTTGTTGCTGCAATGATTGATTCTGAAATTCAGTCCCATATTCCTGATTGGGCACCAAGAGAATTATCTGGCAGAAATAAAGCAACTTTAGAAGAAAGTGCTTCTAGGCCTGCTTCTCCAGCAACCACTGATTCGTCCAATGCAATTGTTATGGAAAGACTTCCATCCGGACGCAAGTATTGGCATGACTCACCAAAAGATAGTGCTGAAAACTCTCCACATCCTGGCCCTTCTAACTTGTTGCTGCCAGAATCAAATCTCTCTAGAGACAGTTGGTCTGATGAAAATAATCAATCTCCTGTTGGTCATAGGGATAACATTAGTTCATATGAAGGTTCCCCTCTCAGGCATGTGACTAATTTACGATCTGTTGATGTTAACCATGGTCATCATGATGATGTATCAGATGACGAGTCACCATCTTTGGGAGATAATACAATTTCAACTGGAAATGAGTCGGATGACATAAAGGACATTATCGAGAAGCTTGAGCATATGCTGGATGATCAGCAGAAGGAGCTAGAAGAACTTAAGAAGAAGCATGAAGTAGCAATTACAGAGATTCTAAATGAACTTCCCGAGGAGATCCGTATGAGAATTCTCAGAATATGCAACCAGAACAGATCAGAACATAACTTTCATTACAGAGGGACTCCACTTGAAGACTGA
- the LOC125187590 gene encoding LOW QUALITY PROTEIN: elongation factor Tu, chloroplastic-like (The sequence of the model RefSeq protein was modified relative to this genomic sequence to represent the inferred CDS: inserted 1 base in 1 codon) has product MASLTASTASTAASKLSYLPSHTSPNPTNKIPLSSSFTPSSATLFLHPSPSPSXLPLRRRLPSIRAARGKFERKKPHVNIGTIGHVDHGKTTLTAALTMALASVGGSAPKKYDEIDAAPEERARGITINTATVEYETENRHYAHVDCPGHADYVKNMITGAAQMDGAILVVSGADGPMPQTKEHILLAKQVGVPSVVVFLNKQDQVDDEELLQLVELEVRDLLSSHEFPGDDIPIVSGSALLALEALTSTPGLKKGDNEWVDKIYQLMEEVDNYIPIPQRQVDLPFLMAVEDVFSITGRGTVATGRVERGTVKTGDTVDLVGLRETRSTTVTGVEMFQKTLDDAMAGDNVGLLLRGIQKIDIQRGMVLAKPGTITPHKKFLAVVYVLKKEEGGRHSPFFAGYRPQFYMRTTDVTGKVNTIMNDKDEESKMVMPGDRVKMEVELITPIACEQGMRFAIREGGKTVGAGVIQTILE; this is encoded by the exons ATGGCCTCCCTCACCGCCTCCACCGcctccaccgccgcctccAAGCTCTCCTACCTCCCCTCCCACACCTCCCCAAACCCTACCAACAAAATCCCCCTCTCCTCCTCCTTCACCCCCTCCTCCGCCACCCTCTTCCTCCacccctccccctccccct ccctccccctccgccgccgcctccccTCCATCCGCGCCGCCCGCGGCAAATTCGAGCGCAAAAAGCCCCACGTCAACATCGGCACCATCGGCCACGTCGACCACGGCAAGACCACCCTCACCGCCGCCCTCACCATGGCTCTCGCCTCCGTCGGCGGCTCCGCCCCCAAAAAATACGACGAAATCGACGCCGCCCCCGAGGAGCGCGCCCGCGGCATCACCATCAACACCGCCACCGTTGAATACGAGACCGAAAACCGCCACTACGCCCACGTCGACTGCCCCGGCCACGCCGACTACGTCAAGAACATGATCACCGGCGCCGCCCAGATGGACGGCGCCATCCTCGTCGTCTCCGGCGCCGACGGCCCCATGCCTCAGACCAAGGAACACATCCTTTTAGCTAAACAAGTCGGCGTCCCCTCCGTCGTCGTTTTCCTCAACAAACAAGACCAAGTCGACGACGAGGAGCTCCTCCAGCTCGTCGAATTGGAGGTCCGTGACCTCCTCTCCTCCCACGAATTCCCCGGAGACGACATCCCCATCGTCTCCGGCTCCGCCCTCCTCGCCCTCGAAGCCCTAACCTCCACCCCCGGCCTCAAAAAGGGGGATAACGAATGGGTCGACAAAATCTACCAATTGATGGAAGAAGTCGACAATTACATCCCAATCCCCCAGCGCCAGGTCGATCTCCCCTTCCTAATGGCGGTCGAAGACGTCTTCTCCATCACCGGACGAGGCACCGTCGCCACGGGAAGAGTCGAGAGAGGCACGGTTAAAACCGGAGACACCGTCGACCTCGTTGGATTGCGAGAAACCCGGTCCACAACCGTCACCGGTGTCGAAATGTTCCAGAAGACCCTCGACGATGCCATGGCCGGAGACAATGTGGGGCTTCTCCTCAGAGGAATTCAGAAGATCGACATCCAGAGGGGGATGGTGTTGGCGAAGCCGGGGACGATTACTCCTCACAAGAAGTTCCTTGCGGTTGTGTACGTGCTGAAGAAGGAGGAGGGTGGGAGGCATTCGCCGTTCTTTGCAGGATACCGGCCTCAGTTCTACATGAGGACCACGGATGTGACCGGGAAGGTGAACACGATCATGAACGACAAGGATGAGGAGTCGAAGATGGTGATGCCGGGTGACCGGGTGAAGATGGAGGTGGAGCTGATCACCCCCATTGCCTGTGAGCAGGGGATGAGATTCGCGATCAGGGAAGGCGGGAAGACTGTGGGAGCCGGCGTCATTCAGACCATCCTCGAGTGA
- the LOC125189640 gene encoding probable disease resistance RPP8-like protein 2: MSDIVELSYNKLPDELKDCLLYFAVFSEDYEISVWKLIRLWIAEGLIQGKNLEETVEEYLKDLISRNLVMVIKRTSEDVVPPLSEIDKPRRLCMHSDLEIFAREGMNKVGSIRSLLCFSKIPMNFPAKYAPTMVDELDMLRVMESEFIKLGEVPRGVTRLFHLRAPNLKRLGIQGNMAILFEKHFLGRLNQLEKLKLVNTFHDSESQRAMRFPELKSWFPAKLTMLTIARTSLDWKHMSTLERMEALQVLKLKDNAFTGMSWEAVGGGFHSLHFLFNEDTKLLIWKASYDSFPKLRSLVLRKCKELKEIPDGVVGSLEKLDIEHLSASGVEFAKKIDEMKNANQGEKGASRFKLTIGTGC, encoded by the exons ATGTCGGATATTGTGGAACTAAGCTACAACAAACTACCTGATGAATTGAAAGATTGCTTGCTATATTTTGCGGTGTTTTCAGAAGACTATGAGATCTCTGTTTGGAAATTAATCCGCTTGTGGATTGCAGAAGGATTAATACAAGGGAAGAACTTGGAGGAAACTGTAGAGGAGTATCTGAAAGATTTAATCAGCAGGAACTTAGTCATGGTTATTAAAAGGACTTCTGAAG ATGTTGTACCACCACTATCTGAGATTGACAAACCCCGCCGACTTTGTATGCATTCTGATCTTGAGATCTTCGCTCGGGAAGGAATGAACAAAGTCGGTTCCATACGTTCTCTTTTATGCTTCTCCAAGATTCCAATGAATTTTCCCGCAAAGTATGCCCCGACTATGGTTGATGAATTGGATATGCTCAGAGTTATGGAATCTGAGTTCATCAAATTGGGTGAGGTACCTAGAGGTGTTACCAGACTGTTTCACTTGAG GGCCCCTAACTTGAAGAGATTAGGCATTCAAGGAAACATGGCCATTCTGTTTGAAAAACATTTCTTGGGAAGGCTTAATCAACTTGAAAAGTTAAAGCTGGTGAATACATTTCATGATTCAGAATCCCAACGAGCAATGCGTTTTCCTGAGTTAAAAAGCTGGTTCCCAGCAAAACTCACGATGCTGACTATCGCGCGAACAAGTTTGGATTGGAAGCATATGTCTACGTTGGAGAGGATGGAAGCTCTACAAGTCCTCAAATTGAAAGACAACGCATTTACTGGAATGTCATGGGAGGCTGTTGGTGGAGGCTTCCACTCTCTCCATTTCTTGTTCAATGAAGATACAAAGCTATTAATCTGGAAGGCCTCATACGATAGTTTTCCTAAACTTAGGTCTCTTGTGCTTAGAAAGTGCAAGGAACTTAAAGAAATCCCTGACGGTGTGGTGGGAAGCCTAGAGAAGTTGGACATAGAGCACCTATCAGCATCTGGTGTAGAGTTTGCCAAGAAAATAGATGAGATGAAAAATGCAAATCAAGGGGAAAAGGGAGCATCCAGGTTCAAGCTTACCATAGGTACTGGATGTTAA
- the LOC125189641 gene encoding putative disease resistance RPP13-like protein 3, which produces MGNLLKHHASLIGDAGRELDLLIKDLESLRTFLRKAAKMPNKPEGFQELERRIRDVETLTPRIVRSNRLSLAEEVKSLREREVINMVEKVQSFEATAMANIPQSHSPTKAKLQIIREENLRGFQDHESVIVGYLRESKEELDVISIIGMPGLGKTTLARKIFKSDFVKHEFPNRIWINVFQKPNIRNVLIDILKEFTSDDVSGLSDPVLMETVEHYLKGRKFFFFFFVLDDVWTMDAWNDIRKALSKSNNMSNVLITSCEKSVGEKATRSYELPPLTDQESWELLQYQVFGELGKCDDDLKVVGQCIATSWTSTFNYADSGNSCGTR; this is translated from the exons ATGGGCAATCTGCTGAAGCACCATGCGAGTCTCATCGGCGACGCTGGCCGCGAGCTCGATCTGTTGATAAAGGATCTCGAGTCGTTGCGTACCTTCCTCCGCAAGGCTGCAAAGATGCCGAACAAGCCGGAAGGGTTTCAAGAGCTAGAGAGGCGGATCCGAGATGTG GAAACCCTTACGCCGCGAATTGTCAGGTCAAACCGCCTCAGCCTCGCCGAAGAAGTCAAGTCccttagagagagagaggtcaTCAACATGGTGGAAAAGGTTCAAAGCTTTGAGGCTACTGCAATGGCCAACATTCCCCAATCACATTCGCCTACCAAAGCTAAG CTCCAGATAATCAGGGAAGAAAACTTGAGAGGTTTCCAAGATCATGAAAGTGTAATCGTTGGATATCTGCGTGAATCAAAAGAGGAATTGGATGTTATCTCCATCATCGGTATGCCAGGTTTGGGGAAGACAACGCTGGCACGGAAGATATTCAAGAGCGATTTTGTGAAGCATGAATTCCCTAATCGGATTTGGATTAACGTCTTTCAGAAACCGAATATCAGGAATGTGCTGATCGACATTCTCAAGGAATTCACTAGCGACGACGTGTCGGGTCTATCGGATCCTGTACTAATGGAGACGGTTGAGCATTACCTCAAGGGGAGaaagttctttttttttttttttgtcttggATGATGTGTGGACTATGGATGCTTGGAATGATATCAGAAAGGCTTTGTCCAAGAGCAACAACATGAGTAATGTCCTCATCACTAGCTGCGAGAAGAGTGTTGGAGAAAAGGCTACGAGATCCTACGAGCTACCTCCCTTGACGGATCAAGAAAGTTGGGAACTTTTGCAGTACCAAGTATTTGGTGAACTCGGCAAGTGTGACGATGATTTGAAAGTTGTTGGACAATGTATAGCCACGTCATGGACTTCCACTTTCAATTATGCTGATAGCGGGAATTCTTGTGGGACAAGATGA
- the LOC125187340 gene encoding pentatricopeptide repeat-containing protein At3g48250, chloroplastic, producing the protein MNKAKRILTHHRLANALYSTQPTPARSIRKLVTHAPHFSTSLLVKNRSLINFSSYNKGLFFSSKPESFLEILSSDDWPKKLEKELKDSNLVLTHETVVYVLKKLSKAPKNASKFLKWAVGEKGFEPNSSIYSLVLRIYANKELMKEFWVTIKEMRDKGYYLDEETYRTICSTFRGLRMENEATALRHFYERLIQENVMEDRVKEVVDVIKSCEWGEEVERKLEEMEIKVSDNFMLRVFKELRGKGHPLRAHRFFKWAEGSLGFKHNGVTYNGMLRVLCWEESISEFWGVLEEMKGAGFELDIDTYIKVSRQLQKNKMVGDGVKLYEHMMDSSFKPSDTECSLLLRAIATSSTPNIDLMYRVVKKYEASGHSFSKQIYDGIHRSLTSLGKFDEAEEIVEKMRDAGFEPDNITYSQLVFGLCKARRFDEAAEVLDTMEERGCPPDIKTWTILIKGHCAANEISDALACFTKMTEKGFDADADLLDVLIGGFMSQSRAVGAYELLMELVQRARLRPWQATFKNLIQKLLAESKLEEAMELLRLMKKHNYPPFPEPFVQHISKFGSVEDAWEFLTALSVKEHPTVSAYQHVFKSFFNEGRHSEAKDLLFKCPHHIRKHPAICSLFGSAI; encoded by the coding sequence ATGAACAAAGCTAAGAGAATCCTGACTCACCACCGACTCGCTAACGCGCTCTACTCAACTCAGCCCACCCCAGCTCGCTCCATTCGAAAACTGGTGACCCATGCGCCTCATTTCTCTACTTCCTTACTGGTAAAAAACCGATCTTTAATCAATTTCAGCTCCTACAATAAAGGCCTCTTCTTTTCATCAAAACCCGAATCATTTCTCGAGATACTGTCCTCCGATGATTGGCCTAAGAAATTGGAGAAGGAGCTAAAGGACTCGAATTTAGTGTTAACCCATGAAACCGTAGTCTATGTGCTGAAGAAACTGAGCAAAGCCCCCAAAAATGCATCGAAGTTCTTGAAATGGGCTGTGGGGGAGAAAGGGTTCGAGCCGAATTCGTCGATTTATAGTTTGGTTTTGAGAATTTATGCGAATAAGGAACTGATGAAGGAGTTTTGGGTGACTATTAAGGAAATGAGAGATAAGGGGTATTACCTTGATGAGGAGACTTACAGGACTATTTGCTCGACGTTTCGTGGCTTGAGGATGGAGAATGAGGCTACTGCTTTGAGGCATTTTTATGAGAGATTGATTCAAGAGAATGTGATGGAGGATAGGGTGAAGGAGGTGGTTGATGTGATCAAGAGCTGTGAATGGGGAGAGGAGGTTGAGAGGAAATTGGAGGAGATGGAGATTAAGGTTTCGGATAATTTCATGTTGAGGGTGTTTAAGGAGCTTAGAGGAAAGGGTCACCCTTTGAGAGCTCATAGGTTTTTCAAGTGGGCTGAGGGGAGTTTGGGTTTCAAGCATAATGGTGTGACTTATAATGGAATGCTGAGGGTGCTTTGTTGGGAGGAGTCGATTTCTGAGTTCTGGGGCGTGCTTGAGGAGATGAAGGGTGCGGGTTTTGAGTTGGATATTGATACGTATATTAAGGTTTCGAGGCAGCTACAGAAGAACAAAATGGTGGGGGATGGTGTGAAGCTCTATGAACACATGATGGATAGCTCCTTCAAGCCCTCAGATACCGAATGCAGCTTGCTTCTGCGGGCAATTGCAACGTCCAGTACTCCAAATATTGATTTGATGTATAGGGTTGTGAAAAAATACGAGGCATCAGGGCATTCTTTCTCTAAACAGATATATGATGGGATTCATAGGTCTCTTACTAGTCTCGGGAAGTTTGATGAAGCTGAGGAAATCGTGGAGAAGATGAGGGATGCCGGTTTTGAGCCTGATAACATCACCTACAGTCAGTTAGTATTTGGTCTTTGTAAAGCAAGAAGATTTGATGAAGCTGCTGAGGTTCTTGATACGATGGAGGAACGAGGCTGTCCACCTGATATCAAGACATGGACAATTCTAATCAAAGGGCATTGTGCAGCTAACGAGATTAGCGACGCGTTGGCTTGTTTCACAAAGATGACAGAGAAGGGCTTTGATGCTGATGCTGACCTCTTGGATGTCCTAATAGGCGGGTTCATGAGCCAGTCACGTGCAGTGGGTGCCTACGAACTGCTGATGGAGTTGGTGCAGAGAGCTCGTTTGAGGCCTTGGCAGGCGACTTTCAAGAATCTGATTCAGAAGCTTCTAGCTGAGAGTAAACTCGAAGAAGCCATGGAGCTTCTTCGTTTGATGAAGAAACATAACTACCCTCCTTTCCCGGAGCCATTTGTTCAGCATATTTCCAAATTCGGGTCAGTCGAGGATGCCTGGGAGTTCTTGACCGCACTGAGTGTGAAGGAGCATCCGACTGTTTCAGCTTACCAGCATGTCTTCAAATCCTTCTTTAATGAAGGTAGACATTCTGAGGCCAAAGATTTGCTGTTTAAGTGCCCCCATCATATTCGTAAACATCCTGCAATTTGTAGCCTTTTTGGTTCTGCTATTTAG
- the LOC125190588 gene encoding pachytene checkpoint protein 2 homolog yields MSATETSVPMDISIPHITECNGPEQEATIFEPPAAASAPPPPPPIINEEKVLVSVEVLLKPSSTARAEDVRLAVERMLEKRSMSYADGPIPVPLDDTFLVDNVQRICICDSDVWVEKQDILLFWQVKPVVHVYQLSEEGPCEELSNDGQLASFHEWILPAKEFDGMWESLIYDSGLKQRLLRYAASALLFTEKGVNHVLVSWNRIVLLHGPPGTGKTSLCKALAQKLSIRFSTRYPQCQLIEVNAHSLFSKWFSESGKLVAKLFSKIQEMVEEENNLVFVLIDEVESLAAARKAALSGSEPSDSIRVVNALLTQMDKLKSSPNVIILTTSNITAAIDIAFVDRADIKAYVGPPTLQARYEILRSCLEELLRTGILTNSEFQDGNNFLIPSYTNLREQLDSALSPDTASPFYLAKQLLAAAEACEGLSGRSLRKLPFLTHAALANPFGCEAGKFLHKMIETSRRERSEMLE; encoded by the exons ATGTCTGCTACCGAAACGAGTGTTCCCATGGATATTTCCATCCCTCACATCACTGAATGCAATGGCCCCGAGCAGGAAGCTACCATTTTCGAGCCACCTGCTGCGGCGTCTGCTCCGCCACCTCCGCCGCCTATAATCAACGAAGAGAAAGTCCTCGTCTCAG TTGAGGTTTTACTGAAACCATCTAGCACAGCTCGGGCTGAAGATGTGCGTTTGGCAGTGGAGAG AATGCTGGAAAAGAGAAGCATGAGTTATGCAGATGGTCCGATCCCAGTCCCACTGGATGATACATTTCTAGTGGACAATGTGCAACGAATATGTATATGCGATTCAG ATGTTTGGGTGGAAAAGCAggatattcttttattttggcaAGTTAAGCCTGTTGTGCATGTTTACCAG CTCAGTGAGGAAGGACCATGCGAAGAATTAAGCAATGATGGTCAACTTGCTAGTTTTCATGAATGGATTCTTCCTGCAAAAGAATTTGATGGAATGTGGGAAAG CTTAATATATGATTCTGGTCTCAAACAGAGATTACTACGATATGCAGCAAGTGCATTGCTTTTCACTGAGAAGGGTGTCAATCATGTCCTTGTTTCTTGGAACCG CATTGTTCTTCTTCATGGACCCCCGGGCACTGGCAAGACGTCTTTATGCAAAGCATTGGCTCAAAAACTCTCAATACGCTTTAGCACAAG ATACCCTCAGTGCCAGTTGATCGAGGTTAATGCCCATTCCTTGTTCAGTAAATGGTTTTCTGAAAGTGGAAAGCTG GTTGCAAAGCTTTTCTCCAAAATACAAGAAATGGTAGAGGAAGAAAACAATCTCGTTTTCGTCTTGATtg atGAAGTTGAAAGCCTTGCTGCTGCCAGGAAGGCTGCTTTATCTGGGTCTGAGCCTTCGGATTCTATAAGG GTTGTGAATGCCCTGCTGACCCAGATGGACAAGTTGAAATCGTCACCTAATGTAATAATCCTTACTACATCGAACATAACTGCTGCTATTG ATATCGCATTTGTTGATCGAGCTGATATAAAGGCATATGTCGGGCCTCCAACTCTCCAAGCACGCTATGAAATTCTAAGATCTTGCTTGGAAGAGCTTCTAAGGACTGGAATACTAACAAATTCTGAGTTTCAG GATGGCAATAACTTCTTAATTCCAAGTTATACCAATCTGAGAGAGCAACTGGATTCAGCTCTTAGCCCAGACACAGCATCTCCATTCTATCTTGCTAAGCAACTGCTTGCAGCTGCTGAAGCATGTGAG GGACTGAGCGGCCGCTCGCTCAGGAAGCTTCCGTTTTTGACACATGCAGCTCTTGCAAATCCATTCGGGTGTGAAGCTGGAAAATTCTTGCACAAGATGATTGAAACATCCAGAAGAGAACGCTCTGAGATGCTCGAGTGA
- the LOC125190731 gene encoding uncharacterized protein LOC125190731: protein MKRNEDDTELLKAVAQAWHAHSASSKSAADSAEFDAHRLYFKGRPSRFKLEAMRKPTKRGDDDSQKSWDFGQSLWDSYEILSVSKKLETGLVLDDPFSDEQLRRSRRRESKNSLRNLFNKMSSRRFSEVD, encoded by the coding sequence atgaagaggaATGAAGACGACACCGAGCTCCTCAAGGCCGTGGCGCAGGCATGGCACGCCCACTCCGCCTCCTCGAAATCGGCGGCCGACTCGGCCGAGTTCGACGCGCATAGGCTCTACTTCAAGGGGAGGCCGAGCCGGTTCAAGCTCGAAGCAATGCGAAAGCCAACTAAAAGAGGAGATGATGATAGTCAAAAGAGTTGGGATTTCGGGCAGTCGCTGTGGGACTCTTACGAGATTCTATCGGTTTCAAAGAAGCTCGAGACCGGGCTGGTGTTGGACGATCCCTTCTCGGACGAGCAGCTTCGCCGGTCGAGGCGGAGAGAGAGCAAGAATAGCTTGAGGAATTTGTTCAATAAGATGTCGTCGAGAAGGTTTAGTGAAGTTGATTAG